The stretch of DNA tgttgtgcgtacgcatgtcTCATGCATACGCATAAGTATCAAAAAGTCCCTGGTTATGCGTACGCATCTCCCATGCGTACTCACAAGTTCTCTTCAAGAAATGAAGCTTGCCACGCATTGGACACAGATGCAAGGGCATGCCACACCCTAGAGAGAAATTGCAGGGGCGTGCCATGCCCTAGAAGAGAAATCCATGTACGCATCTCTCATGCATACGCACGAAATATGAAAGTTTTCTGGGTTGTGCTACGCATCTCTCATGCATACGCACGATTTATAGAGGTTTTGCAAGTTGTGCTTACACATCTTCCATATGTACGGACAAATCTAATTTTAGCAAAGGAACGTCCCACGCTGTGTAGTATATGCCACGCCCTACAAGGAAGTTCAGCATTGGCGTGCCACACTTGGAAATGAGAGAATTCACTGGAACCAATCCCAAAGCCTAGTGTGCCACACTACAGGAAGGCGTGCCACACCAAAGATCAATTTTCTCAGCAAAATGCCATGCCCAGAGAAGCCGTTACACGCTAGtgaagatatgatttgattccatttaaaagattgaagaagattttgtatttgattagatttgaatttgttttaatgctattttgattttgttaggaaattttcttaattacttctaattaagataagatttagttttaaatttgaatttgaattactAGGAAATCTAGGATTGAAATAATCTTAATTACTTCAGACCCCTTACgtatctctcttcttcctcctttcttttgttttgtttaggAGCTTTGTTCATGTTTTGATGGTTTATTAATTCaagttttcttttattctaaAGTTTTGCATTCATCTATTTATGATTGAatatttcgttcttcatcaataAAGGATTAGTAGCATCAACAGGTATGCTAATCCCGTTTTGGATTTGTTAACTGATTCGATAGAGTAGTTTTTCAAATCATGCTTGAAAACTCTTTTACATAGGTTTTTAAATCAACTAGACATAGGGAATTTTGTAAGTGTGCGGCAATAcatgatttttgtttaccctaatcttggatacgtgacatataatctagATTAGGACGATTCTTGAAATCATGTTTTCTCATTGAGAaagtgaatcaaatttttgtacTTAACCTCTTTAATTAATCAAACGACCAAGACATTGGCGGGTGGTTAATTAAAGACAAACCGAGGAGCTGAGACATCAGAAATTGGTTACTTTAGATTCGTCATAAATGGAGATttgcaaattttaaaattaggttAACAAGGTTTAATTCTCTTGAGGACATGAACATTTCCAAGCCCTAGACATTCACCACTATTGATTTCTCCAAATTCAATAAGCATTGTCCGAAGCAGTTAGCACTCAAGAAACCTTTAATTCAATCTCTACAAGTTTTCAGCACGTCACAACAATTCTCAGATTCCaggttttatttatataattagtAATTTAATTCGATAATTGCGTGCTCAGTCCGTTAATCCTTGTGGGAACGATATCCACTCATCGTGGTATTACTTGAATGAttcagtgcacttgccggtatcCATGAGCTTCGGTTTTCCGCTCATCACAATCCCCTGATGTGTCAATAGGAAACCGAGGAATTTTCCTCTGTGTACTCCGAATATGCATTTCTCTAGATTTAACCTCATGTTGTATTTTTTAAGTTGTTTTAAAACCTTGTGGATGTCAGCTTGGTGTGCTTCCTCTAACTTTGACTTTATAACCATATCATCGACATAGACTTCTATGTTCTGACTTATTTGGTCCTTAAAAACCTTATCCATCAGCCTCTGATATGTTGCTCATACGTTTTTAAGTCTGAAAGGCATTTACCTTATAACAAAAATTACCGTTATCTGTTATGAATGCAGTCTTATCTTGATCTTCTGGGTGCATTAGTATCTGATTATATCCGGAATAGGCGTCCATAAAACTTAACACCTTGACACCCGATGTGTTATCGATTAATTTGTCAATACTTGGCAATGGGTAGAAATTATTGGGACATGCTTTGTTTATGTCTGTGAAATCCACACACACGCGCCATTTTCCCAAGCTCTTTTTTATCATAACTACATTCGCTAACCACGATTAGAATCTAAGCTCATGGATGAAACCTGCATCAAgcaatttttgagtttttgttaTTGCCGTATTTCTTCTTTCCGTACCTAGGTTTTGTTTTTTCTGGCGCACTAGTCGGACACTAGGGTTAATATCAAGTTTATGGCATATGACATTTGGATCAATCCCAGGCATATTTGCTGGTGGCCATGCGAAGAGGTTGACATTGGATCTAAGGAATTTGTAGTTGGTTTGCTCATTTCCTACAGAAAAAGCTGATCCAATGTTAGTTTACTGATGTTTGAATTTTGTAAGTGATACCTTTTTCAATTCATCCATTGGAGTATGTTGGTTGGAGATATCATCCCAGGGATCCAGTTTAGCCAAGGATGGGATGTCCTCTGTGTTGTAGATAGagttgacttgttgaatggttTTTGTTGACGATGGCTTCAATTTCAGGCCCACATTATAACGTTGTCACGCGTCCTTATGATCAGCATGCTCTGTTGCTATGATGTTATCCTGCACATGGAACTTTATACGCAAATAAATAGTAGAAACAATAGCTCCAAAAGAGTTAAGGGATGGTCTCCCTAAAATGACATTATAAGGGCTCAAACACTTTCCTCGTAGAAGCCTACCAACTCTCTAGTTGAAGACTGCAGGGCTTTATCGCTTAGctgcattttttgaaaagtcGGGTAGAACGATACATCGGTCCTACTCCTTGGGTCGAGCAAGACTTTCTTAACCATCAATTCTCCCATGTTAACTGAAAATACAACAGGGTTGTCTAGGTTTGAGCACTATAACCTGAAGTCGGATCCATCAAAAGAAATGCTTTCTGTGGGAAGTGAGGAGGATCCCTCCATGGTCACCATGGTTTGATAACTCCTTCTCCTAGCCGTGTTGGTGATTCCACCTCCTGCAAAACCACCTGAAATATAGTTAATAATGCCTTTTTATGGAAATTCTGGGGAAGCATGCCAAGTTCCTTTGTCTCGAGGAGTTGAATTATAGTTCGATTGATCTATTGTGCTTATAATTTCTCTTTGCCCTCTGCTGTTGATGTATTTGTCCAGCAAACCTTGTCTTGCCAATTTCCAATAGGTCTTTGCCTACTACGCATTCATCTGTGGTGTGACCAAATTTTTGATGGAATACGCAATGCTTACCTTTGTCCACATATTTATGGTCTTGGTAAGTTCTCGCTTTGGTAGGAGGCTTTATAAACTAACTATGGAGGATTTCCtttatgatgttttctcttaTCGTATTGAACTTTGTGTAGGTGTCAAACTTTGGCGTTAGTTTGAAAGGTTTCTTTTGTTCGCGTGTCTAACCCGGCCTTTCTTgtctatcttcttcttttcgAGGCGTTTGTGGTGTTTGCTTTTTTACCTTCCTGGCTTCCCTTAGCTCTTCGATTTTCTATTTGTCCTGATGCCTTATCTCTGAATTCTGTCAGTGTCTTAGGTTTAGTGATAACTATAGTCTCCTAAAATCTCCCGAGCGTAGCTCTCTCTTTAGCGCATGAAGGTGCACATCAGGGCTGAGATTGGGAATTTTCATCGCGACATTTGCAAATCTAGACATATAATTTTTCAGACTCTAATGTTGTCCTTGTTTAATAGTGCTGAGGAAATCAGAGTCATGAACATAGATCTTGAAAGCTGCAAAATGGTTGATAAATTGGTCGAAAAATTTGTCAAAACTAGAAATGTAACCTGCAGAGAGACTAGAAAATCACAATAAAACATCATTCAAAAACATCGTAGATTCAATCTTAGTGATGTAGATTTTGGGATCACCAAAGCCCTCGTAAGGTTTTAGTGTGGTTGGAAGTGTAAAATTTTTCGACATTTGGAAGTTCATTACTTCATCAGAGAAAGGATTTGTTCTCTTTTTACTGGATCTCGGGGGATGACTTCCATTGCCATGTTTATTTCAGAGTGATGCTCGTCCTCAGGATTTTCTTTGCTTGCAGTCTTCTTGTCACCTCCATCATTGTCTGCTTTACTCGCCAGGAGTTTGgacatttttttttactttcgcTTGAAGAGCGACGTTCATGGCCACTAGTTAGACATAAGTGGGAGGAGGTGGTGGTAATGAGTCATCAGCCATATTTTGAATCCTGcaaaaaaggagaaaatgaaaaaaaggaaaaaagatgaTGAGGTGATATTAGAAATCGGCGCCACAGTGAGTGCGAGATGTTCTGTCAAGAATACTCTTCCGAGGTATATCTCATCTCTGTAATACTGTGGATGCTCCAAGCTTTTCGATCAACAGGGATGAGTTATCTTTAGAACTCAGACTCGGATGTGGGACCTACAAAAAAGACTCCAACACTCAAGTCAGTAATATATCTCTtaatataaactaaaactaaaaagattAGGATGGTGATTCGTTTTTTTGAATGTGTCCCCCCTTGCTTGGTTCTTCTATTTTATCATTATTCAGATTGAATGGTCTTTGACCATTATCTCCGAATTTCGAGATTGGTCCAAAAACGTGGGAAACCGTTTTTCTGTTGTGGACcgttattaatttaaaagattttttgaatGAGTATCCGAGATATAATCTTTTACTGCCGATTTGTGAGGGTTTAACATTATGTGTGGTATAAATATCAAGAATTAAATTATGCAAAATCAACATTCAATATTAAAAGGTATTTGTTATCatcattatattttaatattcattctctttggataaaaaatttgaatttttgaatcCTTTATCCAAACGttacaactttaaaataagtacttctataactaaaaattcaaatacaaaataaattatttataaactactactaataaaaattcttatattttaattttttttcaaaagagcttatttaaaaattttacccAATCTGAAcctaaatacattaaaaaaccaaaaatttttatattatacccTTAACCAATATTCATAGAATACTTTTTAGCTAAATCAATGATATAATAATTACTCTATTTATTTCGTATTAAGTATTATacctttttctttatatttttatttaggtTAAATTACACAGTTAGTCCCCATACTTTCAGTGAAATTGCAAGTTGGTCCTTACagtttaaaagtttgtaattggGTCCCTcaagtaaattaaaatttgtaattgggtccCTACCGTTCAAATTCCGTTTGATTTAACGGAATATTCTACAGCATATTCGCCCTTGAGCATGTGAGTTGCACATGTAGAAGCTTGACTGAGAAAATACTCGTTATTTCTTACTTCCAAATTTTTGTAATGATCCAAAACCCCACTGAGACCCTTCATTATCGTTACGCTTCATCTCCAGTAGAATTTCTCTCTGCTCAGGCTTCCCTTCCATTGTTGGAGTTGATCGTCGAGTGTGTGGTTCGGACTGTGTGGAGTTGCTTTATGGTTGACATTATTGGCAGCTGAAGAGTGAAGTGTGCAAGAGAGCAACACTAAATCAGGTAAGGGTTCATAACCCCCAGTCCCTTCACAGGTGTGAGTTGAATGTTATGGTTTGATttggttcttttttttttccagtgGATGCTAGAGTATCTAATGTAGTTAGGGTTTCTCTGatgaatctatttttttatttttgttggtagTGATGGGAGATTCTGTGTTTACTCTCGATCTCTACCATGGTGGTCAGATGGTTAGCAGGAAAGGAGGGAAAGAATACCTTGGTGGGATGGTAGTGGAAGGGTTGCAGTTTGAGTTAGATGAGTGGTCGTTACAAGAAATTGTTGCAGCACTGAAAGAAGTTGGATACACAGGCAATGCTAAAATCTGGTGGAACGAACCTGGAGTTGCATTGAAGGATGGTCTTAGGGAGTTAAAGTCTGATGGAGATGCAATGAGAATGGGTAAGTATGTAGTGGAACAAGAGATTAAACACTGCCATGTGTATGCAGTTAGTGGATGTAGACAAGGAAATGGGGTTGAGATAACCTCAACTGATGAAGACTATATACCCTCTGATGGTGAGTACAGTGCTAATGATTTAGTTGAAGTAGAAGTGGTAAGTCAATCAGAGTCTTCAAGTGAAGATAACAGATTTGATGACAGTGCGGACGATGGTGATCATGAGGATCATTTTGGCTTTAATGTTGAAAGAGAAAACCAACAAGGTCAGCATCCAAATGCCTTCGGAGGTAACAGTGGCTCATTAGGAACAGATGCTAATAATGTTGATGTGGGAGTTGGTGTTGAAAATAACACAGGAGGGATGACTGAAGATGGAGCAGAAATTGATGTTGGTGATATTTCTTCGGGTTATGATACAGAGTCATTGGACAACTATGATGGAGATTCTGATGAGCCCGTAAGAAGAAAGAGGTATCCTAGATATAATGAAGCTGACATGAGTGTTGATTATGAGTTTCGGCTGGGGACTGAGTTTAAATCTATTGCTGAGTTTAAGGAGGCTATCAAGGAACATGCATTGTTGAATGGACGGGACATTAGATATGTCAAGAACGATTAGGTTAGATGCAGAGTCAAATGCAAGGGTTTAGGCAGAGAGTGTCCATGGATGGCATTTGCAAGTAAAGTAGGAAAATCTGGATGTGTTAGGCTGAAGACATTGAAAAGTAAGCACACTTGTGGGAGGAACTACAGTGGCCGTCTTGCGTCCAGCAATTGGATtgctaaaaaaattactaataacaTAAGTAGAGGAGAAGATATGAAGCTGGGGACTGTAATTCAAACTATTCAAGAAAAATACATGGCAAATATATCTGTGTGGAAAGCTTACTGGGCAAGAAGAAAGGCAAGGGAAGTGGTGCATGGGAAGGCAGTGCAGCAATATGGGAGGATCAGAGACTATTGTGCAGAGGTCTTAAGAGCAAACCCAGGATCGACATTGAAGCTGAAGTTGGAAAGACCCTCTCCAACAATCCTACCAAGGTTTGTACGAATGTACATGTGTCTTGATGCTGTGAAGAAAGGATTCCTGGCTGCTTGTAGGCCTATTATTGGACTTGATGGTTGCCATCTGAAGGGTGATCATGGACAACAATTGTTGGTTGCTGTGGGTAGAGATCCCAATGATAACTATTTTTCCCTAGCAGTTGCAGCAGTAGAGGCAGAGACTAAGGATTCATGGGCCTGGTTCTTGGACTTGCTACTTCATGACATTGGAGAGTTGACAAATAAGAAATGGGTCTTTATGTCAGACCAGCAAAAGGCAAGATATTAATTGTAGTTTTCTATGAACTCAGTTTTATAAATTTCTGTGAATTTTAATCTTACTTCAGCTGGCCATTGACCACTTGGTAGGGGCTGCTTCAAGTATTTCATGAAATGCTTCCGGGAGTGGAGCATCGGTTTTGCCTCCGACATCTCTATGCCAACTGTAAGAAGGCTTTTGGTGGGGGAACAGTTTTAAGGGACTTGATACTTTCTACTGCTAAGACAACTTATGTGGAGGAGTGGAATAGAAAGATGGATCGTTTGAAAGAGGTAAATAAAGAGTGTTATGACAAGTTGGCAGCCCTGGATCCTAAGGTATGGACTAAATCTCACTTCACTCCATATGCCAAGAGTGATATGCTAATGAACAACATATCTGAGGCTTTTAATGGACGAATTCTGGAAGCTCGTGACAAGCCCATTTTGACCATGTTTGAATGGATTAGATGTTATTGGATGGGGAGGTTTgctgagaagaagaaaaagggagctAAGTTCATGGGAAAAATACTGCCTAAGCCTAGAAAGAGGTTAGACATCATATGTAGAAGGTCCATGGAATGGCAACCTAGGTGGGCTGGGGATTTAAAGTATGAGGTTTCACATAAAAATAGGATGATTCAAGAGAGGTTTGTGGTGGATTTACTGGCCGGTTCATGTAGTTGTAGGTTCTGGGGGTTGGCTGGCATGCCTTGTATGCATGCTTGTTCTGCAATATTCATGAAAGGAGACAACCCTGAGGACTACTGCAGTAACTATTACACACCAGCAGCATATGTGACATGCTATGGGACAACACTCAATCCAATTAATGGTGAAAATATGTGGCCAAAGGTCGAACTTGAGACAATTAGACCTCCAATCTTCAGAGTCAAGCCTGGAAGACCTAGGAGAGTAAGAATTAGAGAGCACGATGAGGATAGATCACAAACAAAACTAAGAAGGAGTGGAACATCAGTGACCTGCAGCAACTGTGGCCAATATGGACACAATAGGAGACATTGTCCCAATCCAGACATAACAGGTATCTGCCtttatttcttggcttcctcatAGTTTGGTAGTCTTGTACTCTATCACTAATCATGTGTGTTCTTCTCTTCAGGAAATAACCCTGGATCTGAAACTGCTGCTCCTCAGGGTAGTGCCCCTGCTCCTCATGGTAGTGCCCCTGCTCCTGCTACTGTTGCAACCTCCACCACTAGATCTGCTAGTGTTagccaaagaggaaggggaaggGGACGTGGTAGAGGAGGATCCAGGCCTGAAAAATCTAGATCTGCtactccttctgcaccaccagTGACTGCTCCGGCTCCACCACTGCCTCCACTAGTGAATGCACTAGATCCACCACTACTTCCACCAGTGACTGCACCAGCTCCACCACTGCCTCCACTAGTGACTGCACCAGCTCCACCATTACCTCCACCAGACCCAACAACTTTCACAGCTCCACCAGTGCCTCTTCCAGCAGATCCACCACAACCTGCACCAGCTCCAACAAGGTCCACAGCTCCACCACTGCCTAAGACAAAAATTTTTGGTGTGCGGCGCAGTGGGAGACTTAAGATAGGTGTGAGGAAGGCAAAATCTGGACCAACTGAAACCGTAGACCTCACAGAAGATTAGTTTTTTTAAGTAATTAGGACTTGGTGGTATTAGTTTTTTTGCTGTGACTGTGAACTTTATTGTATCCTATGTCCATGTACTGTCAGTGGATTATGAACcacttttgttttgttttgttgctTTTGTTATATTGGGCATGTGGCTAGCTGTTTTGGAGGGACCACATTGACTATTAATTAATATGAATGTTAACTACTTTACTCTATATTATGTCTACTAGAGCTTTCTGCTATGGGACCAAATGAATGCAaataatttttcagattcacTTGTCATTGATAAAAAATAGATGATTACATTCAACACTAAACACTATTCAAATGCACTGCAAGCACAGTTTTTCTCCTATCTCATCAAACTTAGTTAAACCAATACACTGCAAATATTACAACCAATACACTGCAGATACACTTTTCCTCCTATCTCATCAAACTTAGTTAAACCAATACACTGCAAATATTACAACCAATACACTGCAGATACACTTTTCCTCCTATCTCATCAAACTTAGTTAAACCAATACACTGCAAATATTACAACCAACACACAACTCAATATCATCTTCTGCAATTGTTTCTGCTTCTTCATGTCACTCTCTACTCTGCCATTTTGTTGTTGTAGCAATGTAAAATCAGAACGCAATCTTCCTAGACTTGCTTCCATGCGTCCTATCTCTATATGTAATCTatctatctttctttcttgtgcCTTTAGTAGTGCAGCATTCATAGATTCATCCAACCTTATAAAATCTCCACCATGCTTTGAGCATCCCTCCGTTTGAGATCTGTGTTGGGTGCATTGAGATTGAGCCCCAGCcatgtcttcttcatcaatccaTTCAAAAAACTTGCATCTTCTAGTGGGACAGGATATAAATCTTCTATTTGGGTTCATCACAGTACTGGAGGTTCGGAGTTTCAGCAGATCTCCACAAAAGCAGTGAGTCCTTCTCCCCTTTCCCATCACCTCTTCCTCTCTATCAATccactaaaaaaaattacactttgGTAATTTACAACAAGCAACAAATCTCCTACCTGGGCTGTTCATTGACGACGACGAGAGCACCACCATCTCTTCCCCACAGAAGCATCGATATCTTCTCTTGTTCATACTCCTAGATGTTGAGCTTCCTTCGGACAACTGGGTTGACTCCATCACAGCTCGAAGAAACCCTTCTTCACCCCTAACAAAGGGATACAGATACTGGAGGAACGCTGTGAGAGATCGTCATCTTCTCTTTCACTCTGACTCTTAAGAACATTATGAGAGATAAGGACATTCTGGTAAAATAACAACATTTAACGTCTCTATTCACGCTAAACGTTAGTGGGGAcccaattataaattttaatttactttagggacctaattacaaatttttaaactgTAGGGACCAATTTGCAATTTCACTGAAAGTGTAGGGACTAACTGTGTAATTTaaccttttatttatattaccaaagagtataataaaaaaataacagaaattttAAGAAGccaatattttttagtaattttgattattatttgaCAAGTATAAACATTAAGTTgtctttaattataaattttattaatttatgtgtgtaaattgtattgatttatgtgtgtaaattcttggtaaatataaatataaattatatatttttatttgtaaatacTTGTAAATATAAGTACAAATTATTGCTAGTCAAATATGGgcccaaaataataatatttactggTCATGTagtattattcaaaaaataaagatttaattaatttatgcgTTTAGGACacatgataaaattataattaaaaaaggtTTTATTTTTTCGAACACGATTTTCAAATTTGCGAATCCAAAGCCATACAACTTTGAATTCCTTTTTTGCAGATATATATGCAATGCATTGTTTCAAGTTGGTTTCTCTGAATGTACCCCGTTGGTTCATGTTCTGCTCAAAATTAACATAatgttattgttaattattataCTCTCCTTATacttttgaaataataaaacaatataaACAGATACCAATATTCTTAGCCCATGATGAATCATGTTTATAACACTACTCATAATAATGCATAGAAGGGGACCAAAACTAAAAAGAACCAAAAAGTTTAATTTCACCTTTCAAATTGCAATTGTATCTTAGTTTAGAATTAGAAAAAAACAATTTAATCTTTTCATAGGCCTATAACATTCAAaagtttttttctctttaaaaaaattatattctatAAAAGAAGTGCTCAATATATACAGCATAAAGTTAGAAGATCAAGAACCATAAAATTAGAAGAGCAAATCATCAATTATATCAACTCCACAAAATTATTTCTGCCATTCCTATCAGCAACAACCAATAATAAAGTCATACTACTTTTAACAACTTCTTTAAGATTGTTTAATTACTTCGTCTATTTTTCCTCTTCTacatattttctataaaaaaaaaaaatattatttctgcTATCAATCTACTCAACTCGTCACTAAAGTTGATCGACCAATAAGACCAA from Arachis duranensis cultivar V14167 chromosome 4, aradu.V14167.gnm2.J7QH, whole genome shotgun sequence encodes:
- the LOC107485651 gene encoding uncharacterized protein LOC107485651 — encoded protein: MAFASKVGKSGCVRLKTLKSKHTCGRNYSGRLASSNWIAKKITNNISRGEDMKLGTVIQTIQEKYMANISVWKAYWARRKAREVVHGKAVQQYGRIRDYCAEVLRANPGSTLKLKLERPSPTILPRFVRMYMCLDAVKKGFLAACRPIIGLDGCHLKGDHGQQLLVAVGRDPNDNYFSLAVAAVEAETKDSWAWFLDLLLHDIGELTNKKWVFMSDQQKGLLQVFHEMLPGVEHRFCLRHLYANCKKAFGGGTVLRDLILSTAKTTYVEEWNRKMDRLKEVNKECYDKLAALDPKVWTKSHFTPYAKSDMLMNNISEAFNGRILEARDKPILTMFEWIRCYWMGRFAEKKKKGAKFMGKILPKPRKRLDIICRRSMEWQPRWAGDLKYEVSHKNRMIQERFVVDLLAGSCSCRFWGLAGMPCMHACSAIFMKGDNPEDYCSNYYTPAAYVTCYGTTLNPINGENMWPKVELETIRPPIFRVKPGRPRRVRIREHDEDRSQTKLRRSGTSVTCSNCGQYGHNRRHCPNPDITGNNPGSETAAPQGSAPAPHGSAPAPATVATSTTRSASVSQRGRGRGRGRGGSRPEKSRSATPSAPPVTAPAPPLPPLVNALDPPLLPPVTAPAPPLPPLVTAPAPPLPPPDPTTFTAPPVPLPADPPQPAPAPTRSTAPPLPKTKIFGVRRSGRLKIGVRKAKSGPTETVDLTED